In Rutidosis leptorrhynchoides isolate AG116_Rl617_1_P2 chromosome 2, CSIRO_AGI_Rlap_v1, whole genome shotgun sequence, one genomic interval encodes:
- the LOC139892101 gene encoding probable protein phosphatase 2C 60: MLSRLINFFRACWRPAIGSDAAAGRQEGLLWFKDIGHHLNGDYSMAVVQANMLLEDQSQIESGSLSLLDSGPFGTFVGVYDGHGGPETSRYVNDNLFVNLKRLASEQQSMSADVIRKAFQATEEGFLSVVSQQWTVKPQLASVGTCCLVGVISSGTLYIANVGDSRAVLGRCVKATGEVIAIQLSVEHNASIESIRQELHTLHPDDPQIVVLKHNVWRVKGLIQISRSIGDVYLKKAEFNREPLYAKFRLRDPIRRPILSSDPSISVHEIQQHDQFLIFASDGLWEHLTNQEAIDIVQNNPHNGSAKRLVNAALQEAAKKREMRYSDLKKIERGVRRHFHDDITVVVLFLDSNLMSKASCKGPTVSLRGGGVNHSSKTFAPLATTTATT, encoded by the exons ATGTTATCAAGATTGATAAACTTTTTTAGGGCCTGCTGGCGACCTGCGATTGGTTCTGATGCAGCAGCTGGCAGGCAGGAAGGTCTTCTTTGGTTTAAAGACATTGGccaccatttaaatggtgattactCAATGGCTGTGGTTCAAGCTAACATGTTACTTGAAGATCAAAGTCAAATCGAGTCTGGTTCGTTGAGCTTACTTGATTCTGGTCCATTTGGTACATTTGTCGGTGTTTATGATGGTCATGGTGGTCCCGAAACTTCACGTTATGTTAATGATAACCTTTTCGTTAATCTCAAAA GACTTGCATCAGAACAACAATCGATGTCAGCGGATGTAATAAGAAAAGCATTTCAAGCGACTGAAGAGGGTTTTTTATCGGTTGTTTCTCAACAGTGGACGGTGAAACCACAATTGGCTTCTGTTGGTACTTGTTGCTTGGTTGGTGTGATAAGTAGTGGGACCCTTTACATTGCTAATGTTGGTGATTCGCGTGCGGTTTTGGGAAGATGTGTGAAGGCAACTGGGGAGGTTATTGCTATACAACTATCAGTGGAACATAATGCGAGCATAGAGTCAATTAGGCAGGAGCTGCACACTTTACATCCTGATGACCCGCAGATTGTAGTTCTAAAGCATAATGTATGGCGTGTGAAGGGCCTCATACAG ATATCCAGATCTATAGGTGATGTATACCTGAAGAAGGCGGAGTTTAACAGGGAGCCTTTGTATGCCAAGTTTCGTCTCCGTGATCCGATCCGACGGCCAATATTGAGTTCAGATCCGTCCATATCTGTGCATGAAATCCAACAGCATGATCAATTTCTCATATTTGCATCTGATGGATTATGGGAGCACCTAACCAATCAGGAAGCCATTGATATAGTCCAAAATAACCCTCATAAC GGAAGTGCGAAAAGGCTGGTGAATGCCGCCTTACAGGAGGCGGCAAAGAAGCGGGAAATGAGATACTCAGATTTGAAGAAAATCGAGAGGGGAGTAAGGCGGCATTTTCACGATGACATTACTGTCGTAGTCTTGTTCCTGGACTCGAATCTTATGAGCAAAGCAAGTTGTAAGGGCCCTACGGTGTCTCTAAGAGGTGGCGGTGTTAATCACTCGTCTAAAACTTTTGCACCTCTAGCAACCACCACCGCCACCACTTGA